Part of the Nerophis lumbriciformis linkage group LG24, RoL_Nlum_v2.1, whole genome shotgun sequence genome, CATttctacaacaaaaaacattcagGGTCTATTcaaatgtaaaaacatgtttttttaccttAATTTTCATTTCCAGTTCATGTGTTTGTTCAGTTTTCATCTTCTCCACAGTGTCTTCCAAGGTCTTTGTCTTTCCCAGATGTTCTTCTTCCACAGTCTTCATACTTTCTTCCAAGGTCTTTGTGTTTCCCAGAAGTTTTTCTTCCACAGTCTTGATCTTCTTCACACTTTCTTCCAAGGTCTTTGTCCTCCCCAGATGTTCTTCTTCCCCAATCTTCATCGTCTTCATACTTTCTTCCAAGGTCTTTGTCTTTCTCAGAAGTTCTTCTTCCACAGTCTGGATCTTCTTCACACTTTCTTCCAAGGTCTTTGTCTTCTCCAGATGTTCTTCTTCCACAGTCTTCATACTTTCTTCCAAGGTCTGTGTCTTTCCCAGATGTTCTTCCACAGTCTTGATCTTCTTCACACTTTCTTCCAAGGTCTTTGTCTTTCCCATATGTTCTTCTTCCACAGTCTTCATCTTCTCCAGTTTCTTTCACAGTCTTCATCTCGTCGACAAGCAGCATGAGTTTCTACAATAGAGAAAATATCTGGGTCTAACCTTTATCAAGttgtaaaaaaagtatttttttaccttgatatCCTCCCTGTTCTCTGTTGCCAGTCTGTGCTGTAGGAGGAATGGTTTGTGTCAACTTGATCCAGTATTCAGCATCCATGTATGCAAATGAGGTGTAAGAGTAGATTTACGTAAAAAGAAGGTAAGTATGTCTGTATCCAAGACGGGATGATGCTGCCAAGTGATGTTAGGACGAAGATGATGCTCAGGATGTGGGTCAAAATGAGGAAGATGATGATGCCGATGATTGCACTGATGAAGTGTGAGTGGACGGTGTTGACTAAATGATTGCTCTCCATGGTTCAACTTCTGGGCTCTGACCTGAAAATACAATAAACAATGACTCACTTTGCTGACTGTACCTTGTTCTATGCTCCTCTATAGATTCTACACACGTTAGGCACTCTGGCTTGCTTTAATTAGCCCTTAGCCCTTGTCTCGCTGGGTGTAATGTTCCAAACATTTTAGGATATTTGTGTCTCACCCAGACCCAATTGGTCCCTTTATGAGGACATGGTGTATCCTTTATGTAAAGTCACGGTACCTATTTAGCACACTgtagtgcactaatagcttctgCCATTAGTCCACTTGTGTTCTACAGTACGGGTGCAACCCTTCCTCCACAAATAACAATATTATTTTTCAACAAAAGCCGTGACTTCATCACCCGTGTTTTTACGTAGGAATGCGAGTCAGCAAGGCCAGTCGAACAACAGCGCGGGtgaattcttgttaaaaacatgaatgccttgctcattttgcaacataCATGTTGTTTTTATGACACTACAATTATAATACAGGAGCATTTCAAGCTGGGGAATGTGGTGCATCTGATGGATGCGATCTCAACTGAGAGGTTAGCGGGTTACTCTTGTTTACCGATGGTACGGCCAACCTTCTCCTAGGTAGAAGGCCGCAGTGGTGGTGTGACTGGATCAAGGAAGGCGCCGGTGACAAATCGTTGAACAAAAGCTTATGTTTATTGAGCAAACGAGCGTTGCATCAGGTTCTGCAGTACCTAGAGGAGACGTAGCCAGAAGATAGCTCTCTTCTCCTGGAGCAGCCAAGCAACCAGTTTTTATGGACCCACATGTCAACTAATGTCTTTTAGTTTGTGGTACTGAAGTTGACTCAGACCATGTAAGTTGCTAGCTTTACGACATCCCCATCTATGTATAGTTGCTAGCTTTACGACATCCCCATCTATGTAAAGTTGCTAGCTTTACCACATCGCCATCTAAGTGAAGTTGCTAGCTTCACTACATCGCCATCTAAGTAAAGTTGCTGGCTTCACTACATCGCCATTTACATCGCCATCTAAGTAAAGTTGCTTTACGACATCGCCATCTATGTAAAGTTGCTAACTttgcatttacatttacatttaagtAAAGTTACTAGCTTTAGGACATCGCCATCTATGTAAAGTTGCTAGCTTTGCTACATCGCCATCTAGGTAAAGTAGCAAAGCTAGCAACTATGTAAAGTTGCTAGCTTTGCTACATCGCCATTTATATCGCCATTCAAGTAAAGTTGTTAGCGTTACTACATTGCCATCTATGTAAAGTTGCTAGCTTTGCTACATCGCCATTTATATCGCCATCTAAGTAAAGTTGCAAGTTTTACGACATCGCCATCTACTGTATGTAAAGTTGCTAGCTTTGCTACATCGCCATCTAGGTAAAGTAGCAAAGCTAGCAACTATGTAAAGTTGCTAGCTTTGCTACATCGCCATTTATATCACCATCTAAGTAAAGTTGTTAGCGTTACTACATTGCCATCTATGTAAAGTTGCTAGCGTCGCTACATCGCCATTTATATCGCCATCTAAGTAAAGTTGCAAGCTTTACGACATCTCCATCTACTGTATGTAAAGTTGCTAGCTTTGCTACATCGCCATCTAGGTAAAGTAGCAAAGCTAGCAACTATGTAAAGTTGCTAGCTTTGCTACATCGCCATTTATATCGCCATTCAAGTAAAGTTGTTAACTTTACTACATTGCCATCTAAGTAAAGTTGCTAGCTTTGCTACATCACCATTTATATCGCCATCAGCTTTACGACATCGCCATCTACTGTATGTAAAGTTGCTAGCTTTGCTACATTGCCATCTAGGTAAGGTAGCAAAGCTAGCAACAATGTAAAGTTGCTAGCTTTGCTACATTGCCATTTATATCGCCATCTAAGTAAAGTTGTTAGCTTTACTACATTGCCATCTATGTAAAGTTGCTAGCGTCGCTACATCGCCATTTATATCGCCATCTAAGTAAAGTTGCAAGCTTTACGACATCGCCATCTACTGTATGTAAAATTGCTAGCTTTGCTACATCGCCATCTAGGTAGTGTAGCAAAGCTAGCAACTATGTAAAGTTGCTAGCTTTGCTACATCGCCATTTATATCGCCATTCAAGTAAAGTTGTTAGATGGCAATGTAGTAATGCTAAGTAAAGTTGCTAGCTTTGCTACATCGCCATTTATatgcggttattcatcctctgctcaaaagacctaaccttgatcctgacctcatggtaaactaccgaccggtgtcccaccttccctttatttcgaaaatcctcgaaaaaattgtcgcacagcagctaaatgaacacttagtgtctaacaatctctgtgaaccttttcaatccggtttcagggcaaatcactctacggagacagccctcgcaaaaatgactaatgatctactgctaacgatggattctgatgcgtcatctatgttgctgcttcttgatcttagcgctgctttcgataccgtcgatcataatattttattagagcgtatcaaaacacgtattggtatgtcagacttagctttgtcgtggtttaactcttatcttactgacaggatgcaatgcgtctcccataataatgtgacctcggactatgttaaggtaacgtgcggagtccctcagggttcggttcttggccctgcactctttagtagttacatgctgccgctaggcgacatcatacgcaaatacggtgttagcttttattgttatgctgatgacacccaactctacatgcccctaaagctgaccaacacgccggattgtagtcagctggaggcgtgtcttaatgaaattaaacaatggatgtccgctaacttcttgcaactcaacgccaagaaaaacggaaatgctgattatcggtcctgctaaacaccgacatttatttaataataccaccttaacatttgacaaccaaacaattacacaaggcgaatcagtaaagaatctgggtattatcttcgacccaactctctcgtttgaatcacacattaagagtgttactaaaacggccttctttcatctccgtaatattgctaaaatatcgttctattttatccactagcgacgctgagatcattattcatgcgttcgttacgtctcgtctcgactactgtaacgtattattttcgggtctccctatggctagcattaaaaaattacagttggtacaaaatgcggctgctagacttttgacaagaacaagaaagtttgatcatattacgcctatactggctcacctgcactggcttcctgtgcacttaagatgtgactttaaggttttactacttacgtataaaatactacacggtctagctccgtcctatcttgtcgattgcattgtaccatatgtcccggcaagaaatctgcgttcaaagaactacggcttactagtgatttccagagcccaaaaaaagtctgcgggctatagagcgttttctattcgggctccagtactatggaatgccctcccggtaacaattagagatgctacctcagtagaagcatttaagtaccatcttaaaactcatttgtatactctagcctttaaatagcctccctgttagaccagttgatctgccgtttcttttcttttctcctctgctccccttttccttgagggggggggggggggggggggggggggggcacaggtccggtggccatggataaagtgctggctgtccagagtcgggacccggggtggaccgctcgcctgtgcatcggctgggaacatctctgtgctgctgacccgtctccgctcgggatggtgtcctgctggccccactatggactggactcttactattatgttggatccactatggactggactctcacaatattatgtcagacccactcgacatccattgctttcggtctcccctagaggggccggggttacccacatatgcggtcctctccaaggtttctcatagtcattcacatcgacgtcccactggggtgagtttttccttgcccgtatgtgggctttgtaccgaggatgtcattgtggcttgtgcagccctttgagacacttgtgatttagggctatataaataaagattgattgatatcaCCATCAGCTTTACGACATCGCCATCTACTGTATGTAAAGTTGCTAGCTTTGCTACACCGCCATCTAGGTAAGGTAGCAAAGCTAGCAACTATGTAAAGTTGCTAGCTTTGCTACATCACCATTTATATCGCCATCTAAGTAAAGTTGCAAGCTTTACGACATTGCCATCTACTGTATGTAAGGTTGCTAGCTTTGCTACATCGCCATCTAGGTAAAGTAGCAAAGCTAGCAACTATGTAAAGTTGCTAGCTTTGCTACATCGCCATCTAAGTAACGTTGCAAGCTTTACGACATCGCCATCTACTGTATGTAAAGTTGCTAGCTTTACGACATTGCCATCCAAGTAAAGTTGCTAGCTTAACACATCCCCATCGTTAGCTTTACGACATCGCCATCTAAGTAAAGTTGCTAGCTTTACTCCAGTGAGACACAACTTCTTTGGTACGTCGCCATCTGCTCACGTGTGAAAATGTTCATGACGTATGAAACATTTCAGTATAGGAAATGCCAATAAATGATACACAACAAtcacaaataataaaaatgatgaaAAGTTGAAATGTTACTCACACAAATACATGAACACTGAGGACTATTGAAGCCACATTT contains:
- the LOC133620607 gene encoding uncharacterized protein isoform X2, with the translated sequence MKTVEEEHMGKTKTLEESVKKIKTVEEHLGKTQTLEESMKTVEEEHLEKTKTLEESVKKIQTVEEELLRKTKTLEESMKTMKIGEEEHLGRTKTLEESVKKIKTVEEKLLGNTKTLEESMKTVEEEHLGKTKTLEDTVEKMKTEQTHELEMKIKKLIALVDDMKTVEYHLQKTLQESVDKLHIQTVDVADNKKKTEELMPLVDMKTVEDEHPGKKIPWKKV
- the LOC133620607 gene encoding uncharacterized protein isoform X1, yielding MESNHLVNTVHSHFISAIIGIIIFLILTHILSIIFVLTSLGSIIPSWIQTYLPSFYHRLATENREDIKKLMLLVDEMKTVKETGEDEDCGRRTYGKDKDLGRKCEEDQDCGRTSGKDTDLGRKYEDCGRRTSGEDKDLGRKCEEDPDCGRRTSEKDKDLGRKYEDDEDWGRRTSGEDKDLGRKCEEDQDCGRKTSGKHKDLGRKYEDCGRRTSGKDKDLGRHCGEDEN